A single window of Leptospiraceae bacterium DNA harbors:
- a CDS encoding septal ring lytic transglycosylase RlpA family protein: protein MKHILITLGIVALISCQSSPKKEEAVTTTTQEKIATETEVKEIAKAVEKPKFDEVGFASWYGIQFQGKPTASGEMFDRFKLTAAHRTIPFGSVVKVQNLENNRETEVVINDRGPFDEGNIIEVTERAAEILNFKEETVVKVGTNIVKPAEENPLLVKDDSFSVDDDDDDDDDDDIDEETAPPAKKGEPKKPATVTPVAPEKKPPVVAPAPAPAKTVAPANNSKTAPAEIPTISTPAPTNNNGSQPKGETVQIGVFKEQRRAEAFRDQIKKDFSEKIFLFSRSGTYVVQIGDFAKREDAVALREKLKAKKIANCFIPPKN, encoded by the coding sequence ATGAAACATATTCTGATTACATTGGGAATAGTAGCCCTAATCTCCTGCCAATCTTCCCCGAAAAAAGAAGAAGCAGTGACCACCACGACTCAAGAAAAAATTGCTACCGAAACAGAAGTCAAAGAAATTGCAAAAGCAGTTGAGAAGCCTAAATTTGATGAAGTTGGCTTTGCATCTTGGTATGGAATTCAATTTCAGGGCAAACCGACCGCTAGTGGAGAAATGTTTGATCGTTTTAAATTAACGGCTGCTCATAGAACAATTCCTTTTGGCTCTGTTGTTAAAGTGCAAAATCTAGAAAATAATAGAGAAACGGAAGTTGTTATCAATGACAGAGGACCTTTTGATGAAGGAAACATTATTGAAGTAACAGAAAGAGCAGCGGAAATATTGAATTTTAAAGAAGAAACCGTTGTAAAAGTTGGAACAAATATTGTTAAGCCGGCAGAAGAAAACCCTCTTTTAGTAAAAGATGATTCATTCAGCGTTGATGATGACGATGATGACGATGATGACGATGATATTGATGAAGAGACTGCGCCACCTGCCAAAAAAGGAGAGCCCAAAAAGCCAGCAACCGTTACTCCCGTTGCGCCAGAAAAAAAACCTCCTGTAGTAGCACCAGCTCCTGCACCTGCAAAAACAGTTGCACCAGCAAATAACAGTAAGACTGCACCTGCTGAAATCCCTACTATTTCTACTCCTGCACCTACAAATAACAATGGATCACAGCCAAAAGGGGAAACTGTTCAGATTGGAGTATTCAAAGAGCAAAGAAGAGCAGAAGCTTTTAGAGATCAGATTAAAAAAGATTTTTCAGAAAAGATTTTCCTTTTCTCAAGATCAGGAACTTATGTTGTGCAAATAGGCGATTTCGCAAAACGCGAAGATGCTGTAGCCCTTAGAGAAAAACTCAAAGCAAAGAAGATAGCAAATTGTTTCATACCTCCTAAAAACTAA
- a CDS encoding type II toxin-antitoxin system VapC family toxin — MIIDSSALLAILFNEPEKESFLEAIQKDPYIKMSVANYLESAIRIDSFRDPILSRLFDELVEEMGIELKEVTPDQAQIARQAFKDFGKGSGHSASLNFGDCFAYALTKATKEKLLFKGNDFPETDINSAIPS; from the coding sequence GTGATTATAGATTCATCCGCACTGCTCGCCATTCTTTTTAATGAGCCAGAGAAAGAGTCCTTTTTAGAGGCTATCCAAAAAGACCCGTATATAAAAATGTCTGTTGCAAATTACCTCGAATCTGCTATTCGAATCGATTCTTTTCGTGATCCAATTCTTTCTCGTCTGTTTGATGAATTAGTCGAAGAAATGGGCATAGAGCTAAAAGAGGTTACTCCCGATCAGGCGCAGATTGCAAGACAAGCTTTTAAGGATTTTGGAAAAGGGAGTGGTCACTCTGCCTCATTAAACTTCGGAGATTGCTTTGCTTATGCATTAACGAAGGCTACCAAGGAAAAGCTTCTATTTAAGGGAAATGATTTTCCTGAGACTGACATAAATTCAGCCATTCCATCATAA
- a CDS encoding type II toxin-antitoxin system VapB family antitoxin — MALSLKDPETDRLARKLSSLTGESITQVITVSLRERLDRLVHTYDIVKNDRLRDTLLKFLKRLPPNALSSDHDDLLYGKDGLPK, encoded by the coding sequence ATGGCACTCAGTTTAAAAGATCCAGAGACAGACAGACTTGCTCGTAAGTTATCCAGCTTAACTGGGGAATCCATTACGCAAGTGATAACAGTTTCCTTACGTGAGCGGCTCGATAGGCTTGTCCATACCTATGACATAGTAAAGAATGATAGACTTCGTGATACATTACTCAAATTCCTAAAGCGTCTTCCTCCAAATGCGCTTTCTTCTGATCATGATGACCTGCTTTATGGGAAAGACGGACTCCCTAAGTGA
- a CDS encoding PP2C family protein-serine/threonine phosphatase has product MRIEKAVITNQIKKFYGAKNRLKVKLFTGFCGLSLILSVGLGYTLFRISNSIYYKSFLQHKKSLGISLAAGIDGEIFQTFINEKSMELKEFQRYLKYMQDVAANEEYITWIYSVVIDEKTDQLIYAIDATKIPEDTIWLENEYIGLKIYVNKNGKLSVFWDSTEYTSDFQIEYKKNLFKIQIDSNKDELRINDNRILRIISRNPFLAEAENGIINKENKTQSAHLNLKGQSTPFTLTFASKNSVASIPGWEFIETEELKNIIKKSIRSCTPHISDEPEQLAYGTFIIVIAPIFKEKTQCVGAVLFSVSISDIRQFNNTMTMAGVTITLVALIFTIIVSYILSIYITDPLRKLSQAVDELSSGNMETNVVIESEDEFGYLSEKFNEMVINLKKAYKEKESLAALRHELNVAKKIQTSILPKSIPTSQNLDIAVNYYPMAQVGGDFYDFHVVDKNKIGIFIADVSGHGIPAAIIASMLKIAFSIQSAFADDPARLLSRINKSMLNNVGTNFITASYIYLDFENNTMKHAKAGHPSIYIHSSETDEVKEFNQKGKILGLFPEIQTEMVEIPIQKGDRIVLYTDGIIEARNSSEEMFGEELLIGYIRKHNLMKPADFAKLVMNDVKSWIGNTVSNHSDDVTLMVIDIK; this is encoded by the coding sequence TTGAGAATAGAAAAAGCTGTGATAACAAATCAAATTAAAAAATTCTACGGAGCGAAGAATCGCCTAAAAGTAAAATTATTTACAGGATTTTGCGGTTTAAGCCTTATACTTTCCGTTGGCTTAGGTTATACTCTTTTTAGAATTTCAAATTCAATTTATTACAAGTCTTTTCTGCAACATAAGAAATCACTTGGCATCTCCCTTGCAGCAGGCATTGATGGAGAAATATTTCAAACTTTTATCAATGAGAAATCTATGGAACTAAAAGAGTTTCAACGATATCTGAAGTATATGCAAGATGTTGCGGCTAACGAGGAATATATCACATGGATTTATTCTGTAGTCATTGATGAAAAAACAGACCAACTAATATATGCGATAGACGCAACAAAGATACCGGAAGATACTATTTGGTTAGAGAATGAATACATTGGTCTAAAAATATATGTCAATAAAAACGGTAAACTGAGCGTTTTCTGGGATAGCACAGAATATACCAGTGATTTTCAAATTGAATATAAAAAAAACCTTTTTAAAATTCAAATAGATTCAAATAAGGATGAATTAAGAATAAACGATAATCGTATTTTGAGGATAATCAGTCGTAACCCTTTTCTGGCAGAAGCAGAAAATGGAATTATCAACAAGGAAAATAAGACTCAATCAGCTCACCTTAATCTAAAAGGACAATCAACTCCTTTTACTCTCACCTTTGCATCAAAGAATTCAGTAGCATCTATTCCTGGCTGGGAATTTATTGAAACAGAAGAACTGAAAAATATAATTAAAAAATCTATTCGTAGTTGCACCCCTCATATATCAGATGAACCAGAACAACTTGCCTATGGAACCTTTATTATTGTAATTGCTCCAATCTTCAAAGAAAAAACTCAATGCGTCGGTGCTGTGCTTTTTAGCGTTTCCATTTCCGACATCAGACAATTCAATAATACAATGACTATGGCAGGGGTTACTATTACGTTAGTCGCACTTATATTCACTATCATTGTATCTTATATTCTGTCTATTTATATTACAGACCCTCTTAGAAAACTCTCGCAAGCAGTAGATGAGCTTTCTTCTGGTAATATGGAAACAAACGTAGTGATTGAATCAGAAGATGAATTTGGCTATCTATCAGAAAAATTCAATGAGATGGTCATCAATTTAAAGAAAGCTTATAAAGAAAAAGAGTCATTAGCCGCACTCAGACATGAATTAAATGTAGCAAAAAAGATTCAGACATCTATCCTTCCAAAGTCAATACCTACATCACAAAATTTAGACATTGCAGTAAACTATTATCCTATGGCGCAAGTTGGCGGTGACTTTTACGATTTCCATGTTGTAGATAAAAACAAAATAGGAATCTTTATTGCGGACGTTTCGGGTCATGGTATTCCTGCTGCAATCATTGCTTCTATGCTAAAGATTGCTTTTTCAATTCAATCCGCCTTTGCTGATGATCCTGCACGTTTACTTTCGCGGATAAATAAAAGTATGCTCAATAATGTAGGAACAAATTTTATTACTGCAAGTTATATCTATCTTGATTTCGAAAATAATACAATGAAACATGCAAAGGCAGGTCATCCGTCTATCTACATTCATTCATCGGAAACGGATGAAGTAAAAGAGTTTAATCAGAAAGGCAAAATTCTAGGACTCTTTCCTGAAATTCAAACAGAGATGGTCGAGATTCCTATTCAAAAAGGAGACCGAATCGTTCTCTATACAGATGGAATTATTGAAGCAAGAAATTCAAGTGAAGAAATGTTCGGAGAAGAACTACTGATTGGTTATATACGAAAACATAACCTTATGAAGCCTGCTGACTTTGCGAAATTAGTCATGAATGATGTCAAAAGTTGGATTGGAAATACAGTCTCTAATCATAGCGATGACGTTACTTTGATGGTAATTGATATCAAATAA
- a CDS encoding TonB-dependent receptor, which translates to MKLKHKLFPILFLLFCSVSVWAQAKTGAGSIQGEVLDAQTAEPMFGVTAVIRSISKSARTDLDGKFTIVGVPDGDFDVEFIMQGMDTQKRKVSIAGGKPAKINVAMGTKKLDTVVVEGRALNDTESSLLKLQKKSATVSDGISAQAIAKTPDSNAGDVIRRVTGITLVGGKFVFVRGLGERYSNTIFNGVPLPSPEPDKRIVPLDLFPASLLKNIIVSKTFVPEDNAEFSGGTVKIETKDFPDQFFMKAGLTAGYNNNTTFQNFKTYSEGSYNVPGGSIGKDLIGLDEGNRKKPEIVDTIPGAPFRESGRFSFGYPESIISLGSQQFSNQWTPRNTNAPANKGFNFSIGNTYKVLGDRKLGFIAAITYTNDFQFRQEKDVFNLVGTLIPGAPNYQNKNRYLLKYNDYNANVWTESVNWGSIFNTTFEIANGQRLHWKNFFAVNNDKEVREYGGFTQKLPAEIYSTKLNYIQRNLFNSQIGGDHILRIKDINTKFDWTLSLAEANRNQPNMRDVVYAAQPPFTLQTGTRASILTNTQSASNFYSTTKDTNRYISLNYEIPFTQWSGLQGKFKTGYSALNRERGFEAEFFHQVPRTGATNVGLTGQPTPAPTYPTPPEIVYSPLNRGPRGYYVAEDTRATDSYNARQKLHAYYGQVDMPILPKLRFIGGGRFEDNFQSVKTFNPFDQRAALLEKYNYKTYLNDFESSIIDPSFRKSNVINANRNWLPAANFVYSPNDSSNIRVSYSETISRPDFREMSPFEFTPILGGPPVKGNPFLKRTYIHNYDLRYEFYPKGDEIIAIGLFYKNMSAPIEKVTEVDQQFRYTYTNAKRAYIQGLEFEARKGLSFLSEKAKNFSVGINTFFIKSEVTLNDWLYYQLGQFGSTNTQSPTNLSRPLQGQSPYVYNVNLDYKFDEKGDHGISVLFNQFGKRIESVGGLGIPDTYERPVGMIDMVYRLKWKENWNFRIAGRNLNDARIKVVQEDPWNGKDTTIASYRLGPTVTFSATYNFN; encoded by the coding sequence ATGAAACTTAAGCATAAACTATTTCCAATTCTGTTTCTATTGTTTTGTTCTGTTTCCGTTTGGGCACAGGCTAAAACAGGAGCAGGATCAATACAAGGTGAGGTTCTAGACGCGCAAACAGCAGAGCCTATGTTTGGAGTGACTGCTGTCATTCGTTCCATTTCCAAATCAGCTAGAACTGATTTAGATGGTAAATTTACAATCGTTGGAGTTCCCGATGGTGACTTTGATGTGGAATTTATCATGCAAGGCATGGACACTCAAAAAAGAAAAGTATCTATAGCAGGTGGTAAACCAGCAAAAATCAACGTTGCAATGGGAACCAAAAAATTAGATACAGTCGTAGTTGAAGGAAGAGCTTTGAATGATACAGAGTCCTCTCTCCTGAAACTTCAAAAGAAATCTGCAACGGTATCCGATGGTATTTCAGCTCAAGCAATTGCAAAGACGCCGGACTCTAATGCAGGTGATGTTATTAGGCGTGTAACAGGTATTACCCTCGTCGGTGGTAAATTCGTGTTTGTTCGTGGTCTAGGAGAACGTTATTCCAATACAATCTTTAACGGAGTTCCTCTTCCTTCACCGGAACCTGATAAGAGAATTGTTCCGCTCGATTTATTTCCTGCCTCTCTCTTAAAGAATATTATTGTGAGTAAAACGTTTGTGCCTGAGGATAATGCGGAGTTTTCCGGGGGAACTGTTAAGATTGAGACAAAGGATTTTCCTGATCAATTCTTTATGAAGGCAGGACTCACTGCGGGTTACAACAATAATACTACATTTCAAAACTTTAAGACCTACAGTGAAGGTTCATATAATGTCCCAGGTGGAAGTATTGGAAAAGATTTAATAGGCTTGGATGAGGGTAATCGTAAAAAACCCGAAATAGTAGATACGATTCCTGGGGCTCCTTTCCGAGAATCAGGTAGATTCTCTTTCGGATATCCAGAATCAATCATTTCCCTTGGTTCTCAACAATTTAGCAATCAGTGGACACCTAGAAATACAAACGCACCAGCGAATAAAGGATTTAATTTTTCTATTGGAAATACGTATAAAGTGTTAGGTGATCGCAAACTTGGTTTTATAGCAGCCATAACTTATACAAATGATTTTCAATTCAGACAAGAAAAGGATGTGTTTAACCTAGTCGGAACTCTTATTCCGGGTGCTCCCAATTATCAAAATAAAAATAGATATCTCTTAAAATACAATGACTACAACGCAAATGTTTGGACTGAATCCGTAAACTGGGGATCCATCTTTAACACTACATTCGAAATTGCGAATGGACAAAGACTTCATTGGAAAAATTTCTTTGCAGTGAATAACGATAAAGAGGTTCGTGAATACGGTGGATTTACTCAGAAATTGCCGGCAGAGATTTATTCTACGAAATTAAACTACATTCAAAGGAATTTGTTCAACTCCCAAATCGGAGGTGACCATATACTTAGAATTAAGGATATAAATACCAAGTTTGATTGGACACTTTCCCTTGCAGAGGCTAATCGTAATCAGCCAAACATGCGAGATGTTGTATATGCAGCGCAACCTCCATTTACTTTACAAACTGGAACCAGAGCTTCTATATTAACAAATACACAATCGGCGAGTAACTTTTATTCTACCACAAAGGATACAAATCGATATATCTCCCTTAACTATGAAATTCCATTTACCCAATGGTCAGGACTACAAGGAAAATTTAAGACAGGCTACAGTGCCCTCAATAGAGAGCGGGGATTTGAAGCAGAATTCTTTCACCAAGTTCCTAGAACTGGTGCGACTAACGTCGGTTTAACTGGTCAACCAACCCCAGCGCCAACTTATCCTACTCCTCCAGAAATTGTATACAGTCCGCTCAATCGTGGTCCAAGAGGATATTACGTTGCTGAAGATACAAGAGCTACAGACTCATACAATGCGCGTCAAAAATTGCATGCATATTATGGGCAAGTGGACATGCCTATTCTTCCTAAACTTCGCTTCATTGGAGGTGGAAGATTTGAAGATAATTTTCAATCCGTTAAAACATTTAATCCATTTGATCAAAGAGCAGCATTACTCGAAAAATACAATTACAAGACTTATCTAAATGATTTTGAATCGTCTATTATTGATCCTTCCTTTAGAAAATCCAATGTAATCAATGCAAATCGAAATTGGTTGCCAGCGGCTAACTTTGTGTATAGCCCTAATGACAGTTCGAATATAAGAGTTTCTTATTCAGAAACAATTTCTCGACCTGACTTTAGAGAAATGTCTCCGTTCGAATTTACACCAATTCTCGGCGGTCCACCTGTAAAAGGAAACCCATTCTTAAAAAGAACCTATATACATAACTATGACTTGCGTTATGAGTTCTATCCTAAAGGTGATGAGATCATTGCGATCGGCTTGTTTTATAAAAACATGAGTGCGCCTATCGAGAAAGTTACTGAAGTTGACCAACAATTTCGTTATACCTACACGAACGCAAAACGCGCGTATATCCAAGGCTTAGAGTTTGAAGCAAGAAAAGGATTATCCTTTCTTTCTGAGAAAGCAAAGAATTTTTCTGTTGGTATAAATACATTTTTCATCAAATCAGAGGTGACTCTAAACGATTGGCTCTATTATCAATTGGGTCAATTCGGATCTACCAATACGCAATCGCCAACAAATCTATCTCGCCCTCTACAAGGACAATCTCCTTACGTATATAACGTCAACCTTGATTATAAATTTGATGAAAAGGGAGATCACGGTATATCCGTATTATTCAATCAATTCGGTAAACGAATCGAGTCCGTTGGGGGTCTTGGAATTCCTGACACTTACGAAAGACCTGTTGGCATGATAGATATGGTCTATCGTTTGAAATGGAAAGAGAATTGGAATTTCAGAATAGCAGGAAGAAACTTAAACGATGCACGAATCAAAGTGGTTCAAGAAGACCCTTGGAATGGAAAAGACACAACCATCGCATCCTATAGACTCGGACCAACAGTTACGTTTAGTGCAACGTATAATTTTAATTAG